The nucleotide sequence tggcaaattcctggctacgcgcctgaacgAAACGTAATAGAGGAAATATCTTGGTATCACTCATGTACGGAGCTTTGGAGAAATTGTGAGATAGTAAGatattaaatatgttattgTTGTAATCACTAGTTATGGTGATATTTGAGATGAAATGATCTCATTATATATGGGATATCTTGAAATGaataaattgaaatattgaCAAGCAAGATATAATGGTGATTAAGATATTGAAATGTGACAATTGAAGATGTTAAAATCTAAATATCTTAGCATTAAGATATTACaatatcgagaaaaaatataaaaatctcAACGTCTATATACCCTTgagatatatgacatttttaGAATCCACACATCGACATGTTTAACCATACAGGCAGTTAGTGAGTTATCAATATACACATGATCGATCTTCGATTCAGCTATTCAGCTATTTATCTTAATACTTCAACATGTCAATGTTACGGTAAAAGCACCAGGTATATACTGTTGATTGTGTTATCAACATGTAGATACGATGTTAACCTCTAGGtctattcatttatttcttaatCCATTGATTACAAAATTgaatataaaaatgtaaaaaacgTCGGAATGTATTACACGAGCCCTGAATTAACATATAGCGTTAATTGAGTAACTAGTTTATAACAAGTAAAACATGTACCCAACTTGCATTTTTACTGCTGTAAGCAAAAAACGAGCCGTTATCAAAGGTCTCtgacacctatgaacaacattgtcctaatcactctaatagacAACAGAAATAACTAGAATAGCGGCATTCTAGTttgatttatgaataaacattagctcaTTATGCACactgatgatgtaaagggaaTGACTGCCTAATTCTCTTATGTTATTTCTTTTGGGTTTTTTTGCAACCTTCTGAACAGAGGTTTTAGGCCTAAGGcgatttttgaaatattttattgtcttctttgaaaaataagaatattcaaatgatatatgtgggctttaAATTAGGGGTTAGCTGATTAagggctaaaataagaaatttggATGAGCGCAACCActccacgtcatagtttgcacatctTAGAAACGAAAAGAGCAtttcgaaaaatgtcaatagattttgaatgagattatcacacacaacaaatgtactgaacaagggcgtaggaaccgggggaggggggctgggtAGCGCcatcccccagtgaaaaatatgggggaagtatcattccgccccccccccccccgcttcgcaagtcagaaaacccctttttcaccaaatcaaattgcatttaaggccaggtgaaaatgcaaatttatttacaaaatggagtgggtgttgaagtgtgctatattgcatctgaggccacctggaaatgcaaaaaaaaagggggacacccctccccttagaatCCCTCCACCCAGGCCGGTCATCAATTTTCAGccttcccccctcccaaatcaaaaataccttcctacgccactggtactGAATATAGGGCAAATTGGGTTGGTGCTCATAGTACTTTAACTTGCCGGCAACTGTTGATTTGTTGTATCTCCTAGATCTTTCTTACTCCCAACTCGTAATCACATATCCTTGCTTTCTTTCAAAAATCGTTAAACTACTTAAATGGTGCTGTTAGTTTATTGAATAAACCGCTGCGTTGTACTTGATAGCGTTCGTTAATGTGTTTGCCTTATGTGGGTTATGTCTTTTTAAGTCATTACCCTGCAATACAGCTTTGAGTTACACCTGGTTCTGTGCTATGTGAACTGTATACTTCATGCTCAACTAAAACTACTAATATTCAGtgacggagcgtccatacagtcagggtgcggatccccccccccccctgacggactcaaatgaactgctggcgcccttttcagctttttaccacttttgacctattcgcgattattgacttttttattgcgctctcatctacctattgataTTTGCCACATTTTGTTGGAGATGgcacttatttattttttgtttatctgcaaattagcaaggcccggaaagggtaatttccggcgatgtaggaagtatctttactcaaaaaatttctgtgcgcaccgcgccaacctgtggtggcgctccgcttagatagtgtccagagcCAAGGCtctgatagtgtcgaaagcgcccctacagaccattctcgcccccttgaccaatacccctcaCTCCGCCACTGCTAATATTGCAAGATTTTCTTATAATTATGTTGGTCATCTTGCGTGGTCTATATATAAGCCGTTAAATTACTCAAAATATGGAAGCACGCGCCGAGCATAAAACAAGACTACTGCCGTATCGTAATTAAATCATGACATATTGTAACTACATAATGACATGCTGTATAATTAGTAAATTTACAACACTACTCAAGTTTTACCACATTATAACGGGACATACCTgaatagatgtatatatacggAAAGTAAAGTTAATGTTGTTTACGCCTATTTCAGTTATGTCGGTCTTTTATACAAGTCACGTTATAAATGACATTTGTAGATATTTTGAGTAGCGTCAGAAATAATAGTGTTGTGTTGTAATTCACCGAGCTGCCTTTCAGAGGTTTTAAAGATACCAATCGCAGCTTGCTGTGAAAATGATTGTGGCCTTTATAAAATGATGTTCTCGTTATTGGACTATCTTCTACCGCTTGTTGCAAACGTTATAATCTCACATAGCAGATGTTCGGCTCGCGTCGTAAATATAATTACAGCGTGTCATCATTTAATTACGATACCACATTATTACGGGTTTCTGAAAGCCGCATGCGGCCGTGCTATCATGATATCAATTGTGCGGTTAGTGTATAATCAATGTATATGTATAGGTCTCATCACTATTAATGTAAACGTACGCCCTCACTTTAGTTTTAAGGTTATATAGGGATAAAACTGTAGTGTGTATGACAATACACAAAGTACTATGGAAGCCCGAAATGAATAGCCGATACATCAAATGACATCAGATAATTTACAATTGCTAATTCCACATCTTTTTTTAGTATATCTGTCTCATGATATGTAGTTTATTATCAAAGAAAGTCATGTACAACTACGGCTGCTAACTTCCATGTTAATGCAATGCTCTCccaagccaaaaaaaaaatcaacaacttcgcagaaaaataaattaaacttaatattataTTAGTGTTGTTTCTAGAGACATACCTTAATAGAAAATATTTAGCCTTCATCTGATGTTAGTCATTGTACTGTAAGTGTAGATCGAAtatgacaacaaaaacaaacatatttgttatttaactgGTATTGTTTAAGTGTGATATTTCTTCCTCCAGCTTACTGCGGAGCCAGCCGCTACAGTGATTATAAGAGACACCCAGTTACAGCCGAATGACTATCTTACTTTAGCGATATTCGCCACACTCTGCTGTTGTCTGCCACTAGGCATAGTGGCTTTGATCAAGGCTGGCGAGGTTAGTGAAACGATAACTGAGACCAAACTATAGATTGTAACCATCTGATGTGATGTCGTACGATACCATGTCATGTGACGTTATATGATTATGGGAAGTGATGCGACGTACTGTGGCTTGACGATACGTGGTGTGATTCGACCTAATGTGATATGATACAATTCCATGAGATTAATTTCCTGCGACATGCCATGGCGTGACGATATGTTAAGTTATGCTACGTGAAGTGGTATGATATATGGTGAAATGTTATGCTATGCGATACGTTGGGATGCAACAGGACATGGTTTGGCGATATGTGGTGTGATGCGACCTGAAGTGATATGATGTGATGCGAGGCGCAGCGACGAGACGTGATGTCCTGCGATGCGATAAGAAGAGATATCACGTGACATACCTTGACGATATTTCATATGATATGATAAGGATGGGAGGATATACGACGTGACATGACGCTATATCTGATGTTATGCTCAATGATATGATACGACGTAATTTAACGTGATGTGTTGTGATGTGATAGATTTAAAATAATGTCATGCGATGTGATACGATGAACATGACATGATATAACGTTATATGATGTGATGTGACGTTATGTGCTACGATGCGATGCGTTGTCTGTAATATCATGTGATGTACGGAGATGAGATTATGAGATGAAATGTGATATGATATGCTGCGATGAAATAATTCATTGTGTTCATTatgtaaacacacacacacacacacatatatatatatatatatatatatatatatatatatatatatatatatatttatatacatatacggCCACCAATCTCTATATGAAAACGATGAAGTTATATTTGTCATTTCAGGTGCGATCTAAATTCAGTGATGGCGATATGGCCGGTGCAAGTGAGTCCTCGAAAGCTGCCAAGAAGTGGGGTATATGGGGTGTTATTGCTGGAATCGCCATGTGGGTGTTAGCGGTCGTCTTTCTGATTGTGTACATCAAATTAATTGTAGATCCCCAAAAGGCGGAAGCTGAGCAGACCAATGATCCCACAAATGATTTTTCATCCAGTTACCAGTAGTCACGTGACAGCAGGATATATCCGAGCACTCGATACTGTATGAAAAATATGCATAGTTCCAGAAAATTATAATCGTGTCGGTTACTGCTGCACTTTATCTCATAGTTTTTGACGTTTGCTTTAGACTTAAAATTTCTGCagttattttcaattatacaaAACGGGCTCTGTTTCTTATCCTTTAAAAGACATATGAAAGAATTGGCCTTTTTGTTAAGACGTGTGGAAAATGAAAACTATAAAACACAATTTATTGCCACTTGGGTAAATTGCACAACTTTCACTTCATTCCTCGTGTTAAAGATCATCACTATTGCCCTTAATTACTATTTCATTTTCTAATTACAAGCGACTTTCTAAATGATTCCTATACATCGAGGATTGTTGGAATACAGAATTTAGTGTCTCGTTATGGGTAATAAAATGTCTGTTGAAATCTGAGCACCACTAACTGACATTTTAGTATATTTGATAGTAATGTCGATGATGCATTTTCGTGTTAATATTGAACAACTCGCATCGTATTAATTTCAGATAATTTcacttatgtatgtatgtatgtatgtatttatttattactcgTTGGGGATTTATCCATACCTTATCGGTATTGTAGCTCAAACAGTCAATTGCACACATGCcgttatttgatttattacgtAATACCAGCTGTTGCGTCCTTATTTGTGCGTAATCTAAGTCTATAAGGAGAGACATTGTGCACACAAAGATTATCTATTGAAGCTGTTTCACCAAAATGTATATTTCATTGGATTGACGtggtccatatatatatatatatatatatatatatatatgatacatatgatatatacatatatatatatatatatgatacatatgatatatatatatatatatatatatatatatatatatatatatggaccaCGTCAATCCAATGAAATATACATTTTGGTGAAACAGCTTCAATAGATaatctttgtatatatatatatatatatatatatatatatatatatatatatggaccaCGTCAATCCAATGAAATATACATTTTGGTGAAACAGCTTCAATAGATaatctttgtatatatatatatatatatatatatatatatatatatatatatatatatatatatatatatatatatatatatatatatggttagcgttgtccgcatataaagcgggaggcccggtaTCGAATCCCGGTCGAGCTGGAAtttgtttcactgttcttgatgttccaactcactacgatttcaattatacatatattcatttgcctttgtcatttacttccatttcatttacataaagtgttttcaaagtatctctttcgagatccggattttggaatcacaaatgatttccagttggttagcatcatgtttgatctctagagtaaggcgaactatgtcaccaaaacagaactagtattgttcgatacaggtgacaaacgcctacagtagaattacgaccttccttaccggtttcgaacctctggacatacaatcagcgtccatagcctagtggttagggtgtccgcataaaAAGCGGGAGGCCCGAGTGCTAATCCCGTTTCGAGgctttttcgatttttttttcactgttcttgatttccaACTAACTGCAAATttaattaggcctatatatatgtcttgtcttgtcttcttttgtaaattataatGCTATGATCTTTCTGAGTTGAGAAGCTAAGTTTTCGTAATATGCTTAATAACCTCTGTTCAATAAAACAGTCTTTAATGAAATTCGTTTTATTATTGGATTATTTTTTCCTGTCTCCTGTCAAGGCATAGCGTATCGAGGAAAACCAGAGGTGGAAAAGTGTTACACCATATAACAGAAAGGCTAATAGACAGAAATTAGGCCTTCATAACCCTCATTTAATGGATTTTTTGATTTTGTGTTTTAAACGGCATCGGCGTAAATGTTGTATATATAAGCTGGGAGTATCATTTTAAAAGGCTATAGTGTATTATGCACGTTTGATCAATGGTTAACAATGGATGACTTCATATCAAAAGAAATACGTCTGTTACTTATACCCCCTTTACTGGGTCTTTACCAAACTGTTCTTTCTGAACCTCAAACATCCTGGCCTAACTTATGATAAAATATTCCAGTTCTTGGAATCAAAGTTAAGTTTCCTCTTCACCTGCCAATGTTCTTTAATGCGTGCCGTTAATTAAAGGAGGTTTAAAGTACCAGGGAACGTAATAAGTTAGTTTGGTCAATTTAAATCGTactgtaattaaaataaaaactgcaAAGACATGCGAACGACAATATTACGTATTGCATCAAATTTGGGGGAACATAAACTATTCTGTTTTGGATTAAATGTTCTTTAACTTTATCAAATGTCAAACAAGTTTTAAGCGAATACATCTCTTAATTAGATCTATAGGGCATcgatgaatatataaatatggaacGCTGGCGTAGGAAAAGGGCGGGGCTAGAGACTGAATTCCGGCATGAGTACGTTACTGCCCTTAATTTTCTAGCTACCGAGAGTCAAAAATCTTTCAGTCTGGTCTTATACATTTAGAAAAAGAGTGTTAATCGATCAAATTATAAATCTTTCATCGGATACCTACACATCCGTCTTATTTGCCCATTTTTCATTGTCAAAACTTTGGCAAGTTGTGGACATTTTGACAAGAAAAAGGCAACGTTGTAATCAAaagcgtaggaaccggggggctggggggcgccagccccccagtgaaaaatgtggaggggccgaagcatcattccgccccccccccttgcttcgcaagtcagaaaaccccttttttatttccaaatgagaaaaaaatctcatttggagcaccaaattgcgtctaaggccaagtgaaaatacaaaattaagtttacaaaatggagtgggtgttgaagtgtgctatattgcaccaaattgcatctgaggccacctgaaaatgcaaaaaattcaaaaggggagggggacacccactccccttagacccctcccccaggccggccatcagtcttcagcccccacactcaaaagtaccttcctacgccactggttgtaATGAAGCAGAGTTCATATGGGAAGTTTGTCATTTTAAACAGCACAGAAAAATATCATGAAAACGAATGAATTATTCGAAGATAAAAGACGATACAAAACATTTCTGAATTTCAACATGAAACGTCCAAACTTTACAGTAAACAGAGGAAATTGTCaagatttgttgaaaataatcTAACcaaatatggatattttggcatAAATTAACCAAACTGTGGGCTTTAAAGTCAAAATTCTGATTAAAAAGTTAACATTTGAGAAACATGTCAAAACCCCATGTGTACAAAGTCGATATTCCGAACATTAGTCAACATGTTTAGATATTACATCAGGGgaaaagtttatatataatatataaactttAGGTTATATATTAACAGAAAACTTCAATaagaaatgaaaaggttaaaaagGGTTATAGGTTTATGACGTATTTAGGGGAATTTCAGACGAACTTTAAGACAACCACAAAAATTTCGGTGTTAAGTACAAAATTCATGTTAACATGTAGATATAAAATAgaagataatatatataaacaaagtcCAAACTAGGGTACAAATGAGCGAAAAtcgaaagaaaaattcaaattttataGATAAAGAAATGGACATGTTTAGATTGCAAGTAGAAATTTGCCATGTCCTTGCTAGGTCACTACTTCGTAAACATAATTAAACTATTCTGATGAAGACCCTCAATTTCCATCGGTTTTCTGGCTTTCTCACTTCCTACGTCATTATAACGcctacatatttatttttatgctGATATTAGTAGTAAGATATATTACTTGGGTGTATAGCATTAGGAAAGTGACGTCATTCACACACAGATAAGCTTACTTATCCGGAGTATTTAAGATAAACGTGAGGATTAACTGTAATGTTAATCCGATAATCCTGTGAAGCCAGACATCTGTTGTCTGTGTAGGTATCGATAGATTCTTTATAAGAGATGGACAGAGAAGTGTAAAATCATCTCCAGTCGTGAATCCAGACAGTTGCTTAACGTCTCCGATAAACAGAAGGAACAGGTAACTTGTAATTcattttccgttttttttttcaaagttgttcaGGTTACTTCAATTTTTGCAAAATCTCAAATTACAATTTATAACTTTCTATATTACACTTAA is from Apostichopus japonicus isolate 1M-3 chromosome 16, ASM3797524v1, whole genome shotgun sequence and encodes:
- the LOC139982651 gene encoding proline-rich transmembrane protein 1-like, translated to MSAQYSKQQDDSGQHGQSQQQNPPPYYEKDALTAEPAATVIIRDTQLQPNDYLTLAIFATLCCCLPLGIVALIKAGEVRSKFSDGDMAGASESSKAAKKWGIWGVIAGIAMWVLAVVFLIVYIKLIVDPQKAEAEQTNDPTNDFSSSYQ